The Drosophila sulfurigaster albostrigata strain 15112-1811.04 chromosome 3, ASM2355843v2, whole genome shotgun sequence genomic sequence CTATGATCGTTATCCCGATGAATATGGTAAGTGGCGTATGGCAATGGGTACTGCTCAATTTAACCCTTTAATGTCACTCTTTATACTTAATCACTGCTCGATACTGACAactaattaactaattaattaactaaccTGTCGCGCTGCAACGCAACTTATTAGATCGGTATCCCATGGGTGTCAATGGCGACAGGGATCGAGAACGTGATCGTGATCGTTATCCAGAACGCTATCCACCAGATCGTTATGGAGACCGTCGCTATCCGGATAGAGATCAGGATCGAGATAGGGATCGTGATCGTTTGCCTTATCGACCTTTGCCTTATCCAGCCATCAACGACAACTCTTTGCCCAGTGATCTGCCCCACACGCGACCTTTTCccattgatgatgatgcaccTTATAGACCTTATGGCTATGGAGGTGGTGGTGGAGGTGGCAGCAGATACGGCGACAATCGATATGACAGTCGCTATCCAGCAAGATATCCACCTAGTCGAGATCCTGTTGGTGGCTACACTGGTCGCGATGCTCCTGACAGCATATTCCCCGATAGACGTTATCGTCCCTCTTCTATGGATCCCTCTCGATATCCCTATGCGCCAGATTCCCGTGCCCCACCTGGACGTTATGATGATATCGTGCACAATGCCCGACGTCCAGAACCCGAGTCAGCCAAACGTTATCCACCCGCTCCCTTGGCACCCACTGGCAGCGCCAGCAAGTACGCCTCCACTCCGAACCGCTTCCCTGTAGGTAACGAGCGGTATCCGATCGACATCTTCAAGTATGGTAATCGTCTAGGTGGCAGCGATCTTGGCAGACGCCCCGGTAAGTAGCTCACACTAATACAACTACCAGTCTAATCCGACTAGCCACAATTCTGATCACCGCTAACAGTAAACAATGCGCAACCAATAGTACCTTGTTACCATGAAGATCAATGGTATTACCTCGCGACTGATCGCATGGGCGTTTGGACTTGAACATTTCTTTTGCATATCATAGTAATTCTACagatttttttataaatattaaattttttttgtcataaaGTCAACCTTTTGATTGCCCAGTGGATGTGGCATCCATCGTTGTCTTTTAATATCACAGGtcaataataaagaaaagcgTTTTCAGCTTCGTTTACACTTGCCTTAATCCACTAAATTGTATAGCAATGTTATTACAATACATTTAGGTAGACTCAGTTTTATCTGCCTATTGAAAACAGCACCCATTGAGTATTTGTATAAAGAGGAAGTTCGTCTTACATAGAAAAACTCTTTCACATAGAAAACTTATCTACCAAAGTAAAGCTCTTGTTTGCATGACTAACAAGCGCAAAGCTTGGAAATTGAATAGCTTTGACAGCTATAACTGTTCTAATCCATATATTATACATTCTAAAAATGTCATTCACTGCAGCTGGAGCTTTCATTGCAAAGCGTACCAGTGTAACCACATCGATTTAAAAATGAGCTTAAATTTGTTCTCCTATTGCAGAACACAGCTGCATACTTTTAGTGCCCACTTCGCGATCAATGCGATTActccataaatatttgatttacatattttaatctTAATAAATTTGTCTTAGGTTTAGATCGCCCACCGCCATACTATGACTACGACTACGAGGAACGCTATGGCGATAGATTTGCGCCTGGCCCCTACGATAGGGAGTACGATGGACCGCCTGGACGACGACCCCTGCCAGGTGGCCCCTATGGGCGTTACGACACGCCTTTCAATCGCCCCTACGGTGGCGTTGGAGGCGGCGGCAGTCTCGATGATCGTCCCCTGCCGCTACCTGGCCTCGGACTGGGTCTATCGCATCCGCCCACACCGTATGGTGGCGGCTCCCATGTGGGAATTGGTGGAGGTGCTGGTCCACCGCGACCGCCCATCACCCGATGCGAGGAGAGTGACAACTTCAAGCAGATTGCGGCCAGGCACAAAATGCGACGTCACTTTGTAAGACGGGCACTGATCGTGCCAAGCCTGATACAATGCGAACGAGAGTGCATCGAGACCAGGGACTTTGTGTGCCGCAGCTTTAACTACAGGTTCGAGACAGAGATGCGCGATAAATACTAGCTACAAGTGCAAGCTAAGAATGCAATTGTGTATTCAATTTACAGAGACACTGCCTCCAGCTACGATGATCGCGACCGAGACCGCGATCGAGATCGTGAACGGGAACGCGAACGGGATCGAGAGTCGCCCAACTGTGAGCTGAGCGACAGAGACTCGCGGGAATTGGATATACACGATCCAGGCTCTTTCGACGCCTCCAACTATGATTTCTACGAGCGCAGCATTGGACGCAGCGATGGCGAATGCATGGATGGTAACTAATCTTTTGGCTAATAGCCCATGGCTCGCATGCCAATTGACAATTGACTAATTGCTCTGctatttgttatattgttatttgtgCTATTTGTGTACAGTTACCCAGACATGCAATGAGGAAGGCATGGAGTTTACTATACGAACACCTGAGGGTTTTCTGGGACGGATCTACACGTATGGCTTCTACGATCGCTGTTTCTTCCGCGGCAATGGCGGCACAGTGAATGTGCTGCGCATCAGCGGACCCCAGGGCTACCCCGACTGTGGCACACAACGCGTAAGTGATGACGCTATGACTACATTAATCATCGATCGTTATCTCGTATCTCTTatcgctctttctctttgaCAGTACGGCGATACGCTGACTAATATTGTGGTCGTGCAATTTTCGGACAATGTACAAACAAGTCGCGATAAGCGATACAATCTCACATGCATCTTTCGTGGACCCGGCGAGGCAGTTGTCAGCTCTGGCTACATCGGCGCGGGGTTGGTTTCAAATGACACATGAGACTGATGACACGTAGATCTTAATACAAAACATGTTTGTTTCGCTTATCAAATTTCAGCTCAGGCAGTCCCATTCCCATTGAGTATTTGCCGGCGGAGAATACGCTCAGCTCTAAGGTGCGACTGAGTATTCTCTACCAGGGCAGGCCCACCACAACCATTGCTGTGGGTGATCCGTTGACCTTCCGACTTGAGGCGCAGGATGGTTATAATCATGTCACAGATATATTCGCCACCAATGTGGTGGCTAGGGATCCCTACTCTGGTCGCAGCATACAGCTAATAGATCGTTTCGGTTGCCCTGTCGATCCTTATGTCTTCCCGGAGCTGGACAAACTACGCGATGGCGACACACTCGAGGCACGCTTTAATGCCTTCAAGATACCCGAATCCAATTTCTTAGTTTTTGAGGCTACTGTACGCTCTTGCAGAGAAGGCTGCCAGCCAGCGTATTGTCCTGGTCCCGCTGGACGCCAAGAACCCTCGTTTGGACGCAAACGTCGATCTTTGAATATAACAGAGTTACCAGAACCGCAAGCACTTGAGGGCGTGAATCAACTGGACACCAACCAACcggtggaggaggaggtgaTTGTGGTCAATAGTACCACAGTGAGCGCAACACCAGGAGCAGGTCAATTCAATGCCACACAGGATGCCGAGAAATCTAAGGAGACCGAAGAACCGGAGCAAGTACGCGAAATGATTGAGGTGCGTGAGAATCGACTAAACAATGTTAAGCACTATAATATACAACTTAACGATTCCCGCAGGTCTTTGAGACGCGCGAGGAAATTGAAAAGGAATCGTATCCACGCAAACTAGTAGCTCCAGTAGAAACAGTCTGCATGACGCCCGCGGAGTATCATGGCTTGATTACAGCCATTATACTGCTGATGATATTGTTGTTTAGCATAACGCTGGTGGCCGGTCTGGGCTACAGGTGAGTGGGCGGAGTCGACAGTTGGCTAGGAGTGGCATGATTCATCAGTAAATTCTTTTTTCGGTAGACGCTACTGGAAATCTATGTCGAAGAACCGCTTGGTGGACCGCAATTCGCCCATTCATTCGCTGGGACACTCGCACTCCTCGATACGCACTCATGAGCGTTTCACCGAAATTGGACATATGCCGAATACAACAGGTGGAGCAGGTGGAGGCAGTGGACATAATCAAAGCACATCTAATCGCGGCTCGAACGCATTTCGCACTAACATGTCCATGTTTGGTGGCTCATTACATAAGACTTTTGCCACGGGGTAAGCTTAACTACTAGTAGTCCACTCGAACTGGTTTACTaatcttcttctctctctttccccaCTTGCAGCAACCTGGCGCGCATGTGTCAGCTGCCGGTTATAAATCCCATTCGCTCTGGCGGTAATACTAATCATCAGTTCGAGGATCCCAGTGAGCCTATCTACACCGATCCATCGCTGTTTGAGCGCTCCAGGTAAAGTAATCTCCTCCCATGTGTTTAACACTCCATTACACTCACTTTGTACCCCATTTGACTTACTTACTATATATTCATGTTATCTAGGAATCCCCCTGCCATTACCACAGTGCGCaactgtaaatatatatatatttttttcaatattttattgttgtcattttgACATAACATGCTTAGAGTGGACTGCAGACGCAGAGCCTAACCTTGTTGCACCTGCCACCACTTCCGCCTGCTATTTGGCACTGGGTGGTGCACCAATCACCTTGCAGCTCGCAGACACCCGTGAATGTTGGCCACTCATTGCCACCAACTAAATCGAACATAATAGTTAGACAactaattatttgtttattataatttgcaaCTTACATGACTTGACTTGGGCTAACACGATTAACAAGCGCACTACGAAAACAATAAGTAAACTCAAGTATTTCATCTCGACTCTCAAATCACGTCTGACAGCTTCAGGGAATAAAAAAACTCTGATTTCAGCTCAGCTGAGCGGGATTTTTGTGTTGATGATGATAAGCCTTATCAACTAATTGAATAATTCGTTCATTCGTTCGTTCTTCTAACACGAAAACTGCATGTCTATTTCAATGTTTCCACTCATTCTCcgattaaatgaaattgtttcaCATTGCTGATTAACCAAACTCACCTCATTGTTCTTTTTTCTCCACCCACACAGATCGCTGCGAAGTCTGACCATGGTCGCCGAGTCGGAAGATAATCAAGAGGTCTAAAGTATGCACAAGAGAATTTTGCTCGTCTTCTTGTGATTAGTTTGTAAATAATCTACATAAAGCTGTTCCGAAAGCCACCTAACATGCTGCATACACTTTCCCAGATACAAAacttatattgatattgatatactcgtatacatatctgcatttgtatctgtatctctgcGTATCTTTGGCCCCTCTGGATAATTTCGCAATGGGTCTCAACAAATATCTATCGATATCCACCTAGACATAAGCCTTAAAACAGAAGAatctattaatttaaaacaagcaaccaaaaaataacataGCAAAGCATttaaacagaaacaaaaaaacataataaaccCACACACTaaacatatagtatatgcacacaattatttgtatacaACTAAgatataaaatgcaataaagcTTAAACTTATCCATACAGAGCATGAACTTTTTACAATTAACTTAGAATAAATGGCTTTCTTTGCTTCAgaaaaaacttataaaaaagGAAGAAATGATTGAGGTAATATATGGCAATTGAGGTTGTTGAATCCGAAACCTTATTTTAGAAAATCATTCATATTCACCTATTAAAAGACTTCCATAGCAACAGTTCGAAATAGTAAATACGAACATAACTAACTCAATATTACGTTACTTTCATTAAGCGCAGTAGAATACACGTTTCCAATTAATCTATTTCTCGTTTCCGGTCTAAAGTTTTATTAAGAGTTCCATAAATTCTTTAAGCCCGATTCTATATTCCCTGCTCATAAGCCCGATTTAAATTGGGGATATTTGCATAAGTCGGTCACGCTTTAATTGTTGGCCTTGATTTAGGTCTTATGTAAAAACCCTTTGATTACACTTTGTATGATATAATGTAGCTTGTTTATAATTGCATGTAAGTGGCGAATGTAAAAACAGTTTGTCTGGTGTCTGGGCCGAAAGTTCGTGCCGCATCGACCGCCCCAAAAAAGTTGTGAACGTGTTAAAAGACGCACTAGCAATGGGCCCAAAATAAACAGCTCAAAGATATTTCGATGCGTAATTCTCGCCTACGtgtaaataccaaaaaaccaaaagtaaAACTCAAATGAACATCAAAACTGAATGATCACCAATAACGATTTACAGCAGTTTACAGCCATCATAAATGAATTTCTAAATGAAGTTAATACTCCATATTGAGAGCTTTAATACAACTTGGTAGAATGCTGTCCCAGCTTGAACTGCAGATGCCAACGAAGGCATCTAAAGCGAGTGACGATATCGGCCAAGTTTGGTTTTTATCTGGCCGCATGGAAGCATTTGGTTTAATCATTGCGCAATTCTTGTTCCGGCATCGCCATCCACATTGTCATCGATCACGTCCAGAACTGAAAAACAACCATTACTCATGCGATGCTATGCGATGCATCGAAGACAACAAAAAGTGCCGCAACGGAAGCTTGGCTTCGCTTTCTTCTACCTGTCATCTACTGCCGTCTTGCTCTGGACCATCAAATCGCTCGCTTTAGCCATGAATTTTTGGGGCAACTGTTTTAAGCTGGTGCAGCGCTGCTTCTTCCGGTTCGCAGCGCACGTGGAGACCGCTTATGAATTGGCATAGACAAAATTGagacatttttgtttttcggtttatatttttgtttgtattctTTGCACTTACTTATTGTATTGGGCTCTCTGCGGCGTCGACTgagacgtcgactgcgaccgcgacagcgactgcagcTGACAATTGTTTCTTCTACTTAAAGCACGCATCGGTGCAattggcatttaaattatgcaacattCTTGGATGCACCAGAGACAATTTAAACGCGTCGCCATCGCTCCAAATCACACTAACTAGTGAACCGCGTAGCTAAGCGCATCAAAGGACTCGAAGGACACGCGATAAAAAAGAGAAGTGGAAAACGCGCTGCGGGAAAAGTGcaagtgaaaagtgaaaataaagatttatttgtaatatattgaGTGACAAGTGATTACTATGATGCACTGCATCTGGCTACTGGCcattgttgtggctgtggcctATGGTCGCTCGCTCCACGTGCCGAGCGCATACAACCCTCATCCCCTGCTGCCCAATGCCTACTATCCCCAGCCCTACTCCTATCCAGCTCCCTCTCCTTATGCCTATGGCTACCAGTCGCGTCCACTGATCTACAGTCCACCTGGTAGCTACTTTGACACCGCCTATGGGCTACATAAACCACTGCCTGGAGGTGGCAACCCAGTCGCTGTCGACTACGTAAGTTTATTAACTCAAAATAGATTTGCAGCATTGTTCAAAGTTAGGAATAATTATTGATTTggagaaaatatatataaatatgtgtgaaTATTGTGAATTGAATGAAACTTATAttgatatttcaaatgtaagtAATTCTTTCAAGAATACGAGACACATGTTTATTAGGTTCAGAAACATGTAATGTGTGAAgtttatattaaacaaattaattttgttaactTCTGAGTAGTTTACTAATGAAAGAATTGCTTATTatgtttcaaaatatttctgtatTATTGTGAATTCTTATTAATTCCTGATTCAGAAGAAATTTGAGCAAATTTCTCATATTGATAAtaatctaaaaataacaaacaaaaattaattaataagtattcacttttattattcCCTTTAGAACAATCGCTGCTCTCGTAACTATCTCGGCATCAAACCGCATCCGGATCAGCAGCAATATTATTATGTCTGTCGCCCCAACTGCGTGATCTTCAGCAAATGTCCGAATTTAGAGGTAATTGTCTGTCAGTCTTTAACCAAGTCAATCGTCACTTACCACTTGACTCCCCACAGCGTTTCAACTCGAGTAGCGGCAAGTGCGTGCAGCGTGTACGTCCCGATTATCCTGTTTATTGTGTCAAGGAGGGACGCTTTCCTTACGCCTACGACTGTAAGGTCTACTACAAGTGCGATGCAAATCTGAGACTGGAATGGTACGGTTGCCCATCTGGCACAATTTTCTCGCCCATTAGCAGCAAATGTATTCCTGGTGATGTCTGTCCTTCCACGGAAATCTCCAACAATGGCAGCTACATTCCGGAGAATTGTGAACTCAAGTTCCCCGAGTGCTCAGAGGAAGGCACATTTGTGTCGCCCACCGATAGTTCCTTGTACTACACCTGCAAGCTGCAACCAAGTGGCAACTACTTGCAGACACGCTTCAAGTGAGTTGTAAATCTCCAATCTGCTTATTCCGCATATTAATCTTTTTGTTATCGTTTCTCAGGTGTCCTGGCAACAACTGCTTCGATCCGGAACGCAAGATTTGCCAGCCTaggcgcaacaacaacttccAGAGCTACGTGCCCATAGCAGAGCTTGCCTACGCTCCCATGGCACCTTTCTATCCTTATCTGCCACAACATGGCAACCCCGAGCCAACTTTTGAGGAAGAATACGAACCGGTGCGTGAGGAGAAACTGGAATCAGAGCCAGAAGCTAAAGAGAGTCCAACTTCTGAAGTGGAGAATGCACAAGTCAAGATTGTGATACTGCCACCGAAGACAACAGAaaccacgacaacaaccactacaGCAGCTCCCACCAAGAAGTATCCTTCGTATCCCTATGGCTATGGCTATGGCTATGACTACGACAAACCCGAGACCCACAGTCTTGTCAAGGAAAACCCCGAGCAAGAGGCAGTGgttaatattgttattgtacCAACAACAGCCAAGCCACAAGAGGATACTACGAAATACGAGTACAAGAAATACACATACCCCACTCAATCCTCCTCGACACATGCCACTCAACCAACAAAGCCCTCGTCTACCCTTGTTCCGGCACCAAAGCCTGCGCTTATCGAGAAACAAGTTTTGCATAGAAAAATTGTCATCCTTCCTCCCATTACAACATCACAAACTGAGGAGCCCACAAAACCAACCACAACAACTCGCaagccaacgacaacaaccactaaggcaacgacaacgagcaCCACTAAGAAACCCACCACCCCTAAGCCAACGACAACATCAACtacaaaaactacaacaacagaaaagacaacaactccgaaaaccacaacgacaaccacgACTAAAGCTCCGACTACTACCACAACGACAACTCCGAAAccagcaaccacaaccacaactacaactccAAAACCAATCACATCTACTACGAAAGCTcctacgacaacaacacccAAACCAACCACAACATCCAAgactaccacaacaacaactttaaagCCAACCACCGGAGGAACTTCGCAAACGACATCTGTTGATAGCACAATTCGTACCACAAGACAGCTGACCACGAAACTAACGACCTTGACACCGTCACCTTCAACAGCTAAGACGACGAAGCCACCATGTCCCCCAcccaccacaacaaccacaaccaagcttccagcaacaaccacaacgactaCAACTCCTAaaccaacaacatcaacaacaaaagcaaccaCAACTACTCCtaaaccaaaaacaacttcgacaacaaaaacaaccacTCCAAAGCGAACCACAGCTTCGACCCACAAAACAACTTCGAAACttacaacaacttcaacaacaaaaacaactccgaaaccaacaacaactgcgacaacaaaaaccactcctaaaccaacaacaacttcaacaacaaaagcaaccacaaccactcctaaaccaacaacaacttcgacaacaaaaacaactccgaaaccaaaaacaactacaacaaaaaaagcaaccaCAACCCCTCctaaaccaacaacaacttcgacaacaaaaacaactccaaaaccaaaaacaactttaacaacaaaaacatctccgaaaccaacaacaatttcgaCAACAAAGTCGACTCCAAAACCGACGACAGCctccacaacaaaagcaaccacaaccactcctaaaccaacaacaacttcaacaactcCGAAACCAACAACAGCTTCGACAACAAAAGCCACCACAACTACTCCCAAACCAACAACTccgcaaccaacaacaacttcaacatcAAAAAACAACTCcgaaaccaacaacaacttcaacaacaaaagtaactACAACCACTCctaaaccaacaacaacaacaactcctaaacaaacaacaacaagactgACGACAACctcgacaacaaaaacaaccacaaccacttctaaaccaacaacaactcctaagccaacaacaacttctaaaccaacaacaacttcaacaacaaaatcaactccgaaaccaacaacaacttcgacaacaacagaaaccacaactacaacaactccgaaaccaacaacaacttcgacaacaaaagaaaccacaactacaacaactccgaaaccaacaacaacagctgcaacgaAAGCaccaaccacaacaaccacaaaaatagcaacaacagcatccaCAACAACTGTGAAACCAACAACGACTTCTTCAACGAAAGCAcctacaacaactaccactacgacgacaacaactacaccAAAGCcttccacaacaacaacctctCAAAAAACCCACTACAACATCAATAACTACGACTACTccaaaaacgacaacaactacgacTAAAACTCCAACAACAGAGcccccagcaacaacaaccacaaaagcatctacaacaccaaaaccaacaataacaacgactaAGACTCCAACAACCgaactgacaacaacaacgcctaaaccaacaacatcaactactACCAAAGCTCCTACGACAACAGaaagaacaacgacaacaacaacgccaaaaCCAACAACACTTTCGACTAAagctccaacaacaacaccaacgacTACCACGACAACTCCTAAgcccccaacaacaacagtaacaactcCCAAGCCATCATCAACGACAACAGTAACAACTCCCaagacaacaacgacaagaacAACACCCAGCGCTAGtccaacaactgcagcaacatcaaAGACGACAACCAAGCTGACAACAGCTGAGAGCACAATTCGCACCACGAGACAGTCGACAACTCAATTGGCCACCTCGAAGACAACTCCGTCAGcgataacaacgacaactgcagGCCAAAATACGACGTTGGTAACAACCACAGAGCTGCCACCGTGTCACAACTCAGGTATGTCCCATTAAACCGAATTTGAGCGCACACTTGCAATGGCAATGAACACATGTCAAACTCGATTACACTCAACCACCCAATTTGCAGATACAAAAACACAATTCGCATGcacaccacagcaacaaccacaacaacagccacaacaagcacagttacaacagcaacaacagctcaacagcaacatcagcaacaacaacaacaatcaaaacaCAGAACCAGAAACACAATTTGCCATATCAAAAACGAGTAGAAACCGTTTGCTCAGGGAAAGTGAGGCGCAGTCCCCACTTGTGGCacacaatttaatttccaGCGAGGTCAGTTTAGATTACGTCAATGACGAAGCAGCGCCCGAAGGGGAATCTCTACAAGATATGAAGCTCGAGGAGACCCAAAGCACCACTGTGAAAGCCACAACGCAAAGGCCGCTGAAAAAGCCCTCGACAATGTCTTCACTAGCAGCTGCTCACATCCTAAAGAAACTCTTCAGGGTTATATCGACAACGCCAGCTAGCAGAGTGTCCAGTCCTAGGGTGACCATTGCCCAACTGGCGCGACACAATCTGGCCACCTCTAAGCCCTTTATAGCGCAGTCTTTGCGGATGTCAATCAAGCAGTTGGCGACGAATCCAGTCAAGAAGTTTGAAGATGGTGAACCAACAAAACAGTTAGCAAAGAATCAAGTTAAGGAAGTTAAAGAATCTGAGACAATGAATCAAGTTAAACAAGTTGAGACTTCCGAGACAATAAATAAGTTGCCAATGAATCACACCTTAACTTCGACTGTGCCGCCCATTCTAGTTGCGCAATCCGAAGAATCAGAGTACTATGATAGTAACGAGTATGAACTAGACGAGCAGGACAACATGGTGGCAGGAAATGAGCTAATCAACACCACCATTTCCATGGGAAATTCAACTACAGCTCAGCCAACCAGCTTGCCAGTAACAACCACCACAGCGATGCCGTCGACCATaccaataattgaattaaaagcAGTGGAAACCACCACAGGAACTGCACCCATTGCATCTGATACCACAATTGGTATCAGGGATTTTCTGGAAACAAGTTCTAGTGTTCCAGTTCCAGCTATAGTCAATGCCACAATCTTGTCAGCTGCAGTTGTTAAGGGAAATGTGACTGCTGAAGCTGATAACAGTGACAACTACGTGGATTCCGACTATGCCAACGATGAGCCCGcagaggaggaagaggagccGAATGAAATTCAAGATTTGAGTGCCCAAAAGAGCATGCTTATCAATCTGCTGCGCCAAAAGCTAGCCAGAAGGCACATAGTCAATAAGGTGACGCAGTTAATTGCCTCCACCACTTTGGCACCCATTCGGACCACACCCAAGACCACGATAGGCACAACTACACCCAATTCGAATGCCATCAATAGCCACAATGTGGAATATGACGACGAAGACTACGATTATTCCAGCGAAGTGGAGGCCACAGCAGGTGACACTGCCATTAATCAGGATACTTTTAGGCCAGCAGTCAATGCTGGCAATGGGGCAACAGCCAAGCGACACTCCATACATCCAGCCATGGTCATTAGTCCACAGAAGCCAACGCATAAAGTGACTCGCAACGTAAGCGGCTTTGTGCCCAGTAGCGAAGGGTTAACGAGCGAGGCCATACCATCACCACAAGTAGCTGATAGATTCCCCTTTCAAGCAGTCAATCTTGCAGTGGCTCAGCAGCTGCCCAAAGCAGAATTTCTTAGGCAAAGCTTCAATGAGGTTAGCGAAAGATCAAACAAGCATAAATCAAGCAAATCAGCAAATAGCTtgacaaaacacaacacacacaaaggcaCAATCAATACGAATACActtaaagaaaaattgcaTAAGGTAAAGCCCATTAAGATGGCAACGACTCTTTTGCCGATGGTAAGCCGGCAGAGCATCACCACAACAACTAGCAGACCTCCAACAACCActagagcaacaacaacaacaacaaccacaacaattaTATCagaggcaacaaaaaacactgCTACAACACCGaccacagca encodes the following:
- the LOC133843193 gene encoding uncharacterized protein LOC133843193 isoform X1, which produces MLAQLGLRVVLLATLASLSFTQSSAQTTCKNGLGRVLYERLPNQQLQGYDDDVVRDTAPPFRVLEKCQDLCLRDRTGTNNLVRTCTSFDFQPGSRITSFGGTSEYEESLCYLTSEQAGPEGIGSLMLVPNSVHFNEICLTSSRPERECPSRRYVFERHPRKKLKLPISDIKEITAANRSDCEDKCLNEFSFVCRSANFDSTMRSCTLSRFTRRTHPELMEDDPNSDYLENTCLNAERRCDGLAVFVKEENKRLGGPFEVDIFNNMTLEECQTMCLRAEKYFCRSVEFDDQSKQCILSEEDSISQKDDISISSSPTHHFYDLVCLDNQRANDYPDNSVTSHLFSSGRRPDTAFQRYRNSRLGGEFHSEITGRSLSECLDECLRQTSFQCRSAVYSDRFRTCRLSRYNQKDGMRIIYDADYDYYENLMLNVVGGGADGDGSHSGSDPKRPGDQSGSNWRQPNKHDDRYGPGSSSSGVGGPGSSLGQHGGPGGVNGGSGSNRLPPGDGIDYGRPYDRYPDVAANEYDRYPYGYGDRDRDRDRDRDRYPPDRYGGPGSRYPGPGGNDYGRPYDRYPDEYDRYPMGVNGDRDRERDRDRYPERYPPDRYGDRRYPDRDQDRDRDRDRLPYRPLPYPAINDNSLPSDLPHTRPFPIDDDAPYRPYGYGGGGGGGSRYGDNRYDSRYPARYPPSRDPVGGYTGRDAPDSIFPDRRYRPSSMDPSRYPYAPDSRAPPGRYDDIVHNARRPEPESAKRYPPAPLAPTGSASKYASTPNRFPVGNERYPIDIFKYGNRLGGSDLGRRPGLDRPPPYYDYDYEERYGDRFAPGPYDREYDGPPGRRPLPGGPYGRYDTPFNRPYGGVGGGGSLDDRPLPLPGLGLGLSHPPTPYGGGSHVGIGGGAGPPRPPITRCEESDNFKQIAARHKMRRHFVRRALIVPSLIQCERECIETRDFVCRSFNYRDTASSYDDRDRDRDRDRERERERDRESPNCELSDRDSRELDIHDPGSFDASNYDFYERSIGRSDGECMDVTQTCNEEGMEFTIRTPEGFLGRIYTYGFYDRCFFRGNGGTVNVLRISGPQGYPDCGTQRYGDTLTNIVVVQFSDNVQTSRDKRYNLTCIFRGPGEAVVSSGYIGAGSGSPIPIEYLPAENTLSSKVRLSILYQGRPTTTIAVGDPLTFRLEAQDGYNHVTDIFATNVVARDPYSGRSIQLIDRFGCPVDPYVFPELDKLRDGDTLEARFNAFKIPESNFLVFEATVRSCREGCQPAYCPGPAGRQEPSFGRKRRSLNITELPEPQALEGVNQLDTNQPVEEEVIVVNSTTVSATPGAGQFNATQDAEKSKETEEPEQVREMIEVFETREEIEKESYPRKLVAPVETVCMTPAEYHGLITAIILLMILLFSITLVAGLGYRRYWKSMSKNRLVDRNSPIHSLGHSHSSIRTHERFTEIGHMPNTTGGAGGGSGHNQSTSNRGSNAFRTNMSMFGGSLHKTFATGNLARMCQLPVINPIRSGGNTNHQFEDPSEPIYTDPSLFERSRSLRSLTMVAESEDNQEV